From one Caldithrix abyssi DSM 13497 genomic stretch:
- a CDS encoding NAD(P)/FAD-dependent oxidoreductase, with amino-acid sequence MSKVVIIGAGFAGHTAALYLGSALGKRHEITVVNKYDYFLFIPSLVWVGVGHMKPEKTYFKLAPVYRKVHVNFVHGSATEVHPDEQFVVAQRAGDGEKVKLDYDYLIIATGPKLNFEGTKNLGPHHGFTHSICTLDHAVQTRDKYLELLERMKKGEKFKIVIGTGHPAATCQGAAFEYLSNIHKDLVKKGLRDKAELVWFSNEPKLGDFGVKGIEIKKNGRLLTSEDWLRDIFSQYDIKWEIQKGAYAVDEKTIYWEDLQGNRGETSYDFAMLIPQFLGSPMKYLDRDGNDISSKVVNKAGLVLVDAIYGLDYEQLEQNPDAWPAVYQNPTYKNIFAAGIAFAPPGPISRPSVNPNGLSITPAPPRTGMVSGIIGRIVAKNVIDLIKRGRMTHAERMSEMFAACIASMGDSLWDGEAGIMIIYPVVPDMRKYPNEMGRDNFVTHMELGLAGAWMKRMIHTTFMWKFQARPGWSIIPE; translated from the coding sequence ATGTCAAAAGTTGTTATCATCGGAGCTGGCTTTGCCGGCCACACCGCCGCCCTTTACCTGGGCTCTGCTCTGGGCAAACGCCATGAAATCACTGTGGTTAACAAGTACGATTACTTTTTATTCATCCCTTCGCTGGTCTGGGTGGGCGTGGGACACATGAAGCCGGAAAAAACCTATTTTAAGCTGGCTCCGGTTTATCGTAAAGTTCATGTCAATTTTGTACACGGCAGCGCAACCGAAGTGCATCCGGATGAACAATTTGTTGTCGCTCAGCGAGCAGGGGATGGAGAAAAAGTTAAACTGGATTATGATTATTTGATCATCGCCACCGGCCCTAAATTAAACTTTGAGGGCACAAAAAACCTTGGGCCGCATCACGGTTTTACCCATTCCATTTGTACGCTCGATCACGCCGTTCAAACCAGAGACAAATACCTTGAACTGCTCGAGCGCATGAAAAAAGGCGAGAAGTTCAAAATCGTCATTGGCACAGGACATCCGGCGGCCACCTGTCAGGGAGCGGCCTTTGAGTACCTTTCTAATATCCATAAAGACCTGGTAAAAAAGGGGCTGCGCGACAAAGCAGAGCTGGTCTGGTTTTCCAATGAACCCAAATTAGGCGACTTTGGCGTTAAAGGCATCGAAATCAAGAAAAACGGACGCCTGCTGACCAGCGAAGATTGGCTGCGCGACATCTTTAGCCAATATGATATTAAATGGGAGATTCAGAAGGGGGCTTATGCCGTTGACGAAAAAACCATTTACTGGGAAGACTTGCAGGGCAACAGAGGCGAAACGAGTTATGATTTTGCCATGCTCATTCCTCAGTTTCTGGGCTCGCCCATGAAGTATCTGGACAGGGATGGCAACGATATTTCGTCTAAAGTGGTCAACAAGGCCGGGCTGGTTCTGGTGGACGCCATTTACGGCCTTGATTACGAACAGCTTGAACAAAACCCGGATGCCTGGCCGGCGGTTTACCAGAATCCAACCTACAAAAATATTTTTGCGGCTGGCATTGCTTTTGCTCCTCCGGGCCCCATTTCCCGCCCCTCTGTTAATCCTAACGGCTTAAGCATTACGCCAGCGCCGCCGCGCACCGGCATGGTCTCCGGCATCATCGGGCGCATCGTGGCCAAAAACGTGATCGATTTGATCAAACGCGGGCGGATGACGCACGCCGAGCGCATGTCCGAAATGTTTGCCGCCTGCATCGCCTCCATGGGCGATTCGCTGTGGGATGGCGAGGCCGGCATCATGATTATTTATCCGGTGGTGCCCGATATGCGCAAATATCCCAATGAAATGGGGCGCGATAATTTTGTAACGCACATGGAGCTGGGCCTGGCCGGCGCCTGGATGAAACGCATGATCCATACCACCTTTATGTGGAAATTTCAGGCCCGACCGGGCTGGAGTATTATCCCCGAATAA